In Flavobacterium cerinum, one genomic interval encodes:
- a CDS encoding M1 family aminopeptidase codes for MKNYFLIFALLATTFSFAQTEEDEFSRMVEAEMKAASGVMQFVANANTQNYDITYHKLEFTVNPANYFISGVVRTDFTAKQNMNTVTFDLTDALTVSSVKQGNTSLVFTQNANDELVITLPSTLTTGSSSSVTITYSGAPASGNAAFTTSTHGVTPVLWTLSEPYGAKDWWPCKQDLNDKVNSIDVYITAPSQYVSVANGLEVSSTVNGNGTKTTHFHHSYPIPAYLIAIAVTNYQIYNQVGGIAPNTFPIVNYLYPENALASQNSLAPTPTIINFYETLIGPYPFRNEKYGHAQCGFGGGMEHTTVSFMGGFGRSLIAHEMAHQWFGDKVTCGTWKDIWLNEGITEFMSGMVVKQLDGNTAFINWKEGKTNNITALPDGNLYLTDNQLTNVSRIFSNRITYNKGSMVTNMLRFKLGDTNFFQALRNYLNDPALAYGYAVTPQLKTHLETVSGMNLTEFFNDWIYNQGYPSYDIVVQNWGAGQAKIKVSQTQSHSSVSYFEMPLPIRLKNGNQTHDVIVDNTTNGQEFIVSVPFTVTDFEFDPEKDIISKNNTTTLGTSSFEIAETIALYPNPAEDRITIQLPTNIELEKVEIYNTLGQLVSTQTHSDFSVSNLANGIHIVKISTANGVFHKNFIKK; via the coding sequence ATGAAAAACTATTTCTTAATTTTTGCATTACTGGCAACCACTTTTTCTTTCGCCCAAACAGAAGAAGATGAGTTTTCCAGAATGGTTGAAGCCGAAATGAAGGCTGCTTCCGGTGTAATGCAATTTGTAGCCAATGCCAATACGCAGAATTACGACATTACCTACCACAAGCTCGAATTCACCGTTAATCCGGCCAATTATTTTATTTCGGGAGTCGTAAGAACCGATTTTACTGCCAAACAAAACATGAATACGGTTACTTTTGACCTTACCGATGCTTTAACTGTGAGCAGCGTTAAACAAGGCAACACCAGTTTGGTCTTTACTCAAAATGCTAATGACGAGTTAGTAATTACACTACCTTCGACACTTACCACCGGTTCATCCAGTTCCGTTACCATTACCTATTCCGGAGCTCCTGCCAGCGGAAATGCAGCTTTCACAACCAGCACGCATGGTGTAACGCCAGTTTTATGGACACTTTCCGAACCTTACGGCGCAAAAGACTGGTGGCCATGTAAACAGGATCTGAACGACAAAGTAAACAGTATTGATGTTTATATCACGGCTCCGTCACAATATGTTAGTGTTGCCAACGGACTAGAAGTTTCCAGCACTGTAAACGGCAACGGAACCAAAACAACTCATTTTCACCACAGTTACCCGATTCCGGCTTATCTGATTGCTATCGCAGTTACAAACTACCAGATTTACAATCAAGTTGGCGGCATCGCTCCCAACACGTTTCCGATAGTCAACTATCTTTATCCGGAAAATGCTTTAGCTTCACAGAATAGCCTGGCGCCAACTCCTACGATTATTAACTTTTACGAAACATTAATAGGTCCTTACCCGTTTAGAAACGAAAAATACGGCCATGCCCAATGCGGATTTGGCGGCGGAATGGAACATACAACCGTATCTTTTATGGGTGGATTCGGCAGAAGTTTAATCGCTCACGAAATGGCACACCAATGGTTCGGCGATAAAGTAACCTGCGGAACATGGAAAGACATATGGCTTAATGAAGGAATCACCGAATTTATGTCGGGTATGGTTGTAAAACAACTGGACGGCAACACTGCTTTTATCAACTGGAAAGAAGGTAAAACCAATAATATCACAGCATTACCGGACGGAAATCTATACTTAACTGATAATCAACTTACTAACGTGAGTCGTATTTTCAGCAACCGAATAACGTACAACAAAGGCTCAATGGTGACCAATATGCTACGTTTCAAATTAGGCGACACCAACTTTTTTCAAGCGCTTCGCAATTACCTGAACGATCCCGCACTTGCCTATGGTTATGCGGTAACACCTCAGTTAAAAACGCATCTTGAAACAGTTTCGGGAATGAATCTTACTGAGTTTTTTAATGATTGGATATACAATCAAGGCTATCCGTCTTACGATATCGTTGTACAAAACTGGGGCGCCGGACAAGCTAAAATCAAAGTCTCGCAAACCCAGTCACATTCTTCTGTAAGTTATTTTGAAATGCCGCTTCCTATCCGCTTAAAAAACGGCAATCAAACTCATGATGTTATAGTAGACAATACAACAAACGGGCAGGAATTTATTGTTTCCGTTCCGTTTACGGTTACCGATTTTGAATTTGATCCTGAGAAAGACATTATTTCGAAAAACAACACCACTACACTTGGAACGTCTTCATTCGAAATAGCCGAGACCATCGCATTGTATCCCAACCCCGCTGAAGATCGTATCACCATCCAACTTCCAACCAATATTGAACTGGAAAAAGTAGAGATTTACAACACTTTAGGTCAGCTTGTCAGCACACAAACCCATTCCGATTTTTCGGTAAGCAATCTGGCAAACGGTATTCACATTGTAAAAATCAGCACTGCGAATGGTGTCTTTCATAAAAATTTTATAAAAAAATAG
- the rseP gene encoding RIP metalloprotease RseP, with translation MIQLGQILFILSVLVILHEFGHYIAAKLFKVRVEKFYLFMDAGFSLIKKKIGETEWGIGWLPIGGYVKLSGMVDESMDMDQMKQEPQPWEFRSKPAWQRLIIMLGGIIVNILLAWFIYTMVYVTYGQKYIATEAIQKNGLAFGQTGLNVGFKNGDKILAVDGKYQDRFNRMTLDILLGDKIDIERNGEKKTIILTDPQKAEIIGKEGRDFIQPRLSSIVVDSVAPKSEASKAGFLKGDHLIAIDNKEFKFFDELRDNLTTHKNDSVNITVIRNNEKINLKTLVDKDGKIGFIPAFKDKLDFQVVNKLNLFQAIPEAVKESYELLIYNVKQFKLILRPKTEAYKHVKSPVGIARALPDEWNWEFIWNFTALFSIGLAFMNLLPIPGLDGGHALFTIAEMITGRKLSEKAMGHVQTFGMIILLTLMALTFGKDIYQLIADKFF, from the coding sequence ATGATACAATTAGGTCAAATCCTTTTCATACTATCTGTACTGGTTATCCTTCATGAATTCGGGCATTATATCGCCGCTAAGCTATTTAAAGTGCGTGTAGAAAAATTCTACCTTTTTATGGATGCCGGGTTTTCATTAATAAAAAAGAAAATCGGAGAAACAGAATGGGGAATCGGATGGTTACCGATTGGCGGTTATGTAAAATTGTCCGGTATGGTTGATGAAAGTATGGACATGGACCAGATGAAACAGGAACCGCAACCGTGGGAATTCCGTTCCAAACCGGCATGGCAGCGTTTAATTATCATGTTAGGCGGTATCATCGTAAACATTCTTTTGGCGTGGTTTATCTACACAATGGTTTACGTAACCTACGGACAAAAATATATTGCTACGGAAGCTATTCAGAAAAACGGTCTTGCCTTTGGTCAAACCGGATTAAACGTCGGCTTTAAAAACGGTGATAAAATTTTAGCGGTAGACGGTAAATACCAGGATCGTTTTAACCGTATGACATTGGATATCCTTTTAGGCGATAAAATTGACATTGAGCGTAATGGTGAAAAGAAAACGATCATTCTTACCGATCCGCAAAAAGCAGAGATTATCGGCAAAGAAGGACGTGATTTTATTCAACCCCGACTTTCGAGTATTGTTGTTGACTCAGTTGCACCAAAATCAGAAGCCTCTAAAGCGGGATTCCTAAAAGGCGATCACCTTATTGCTATTGACAATAAAGAATTTAAATTCTTTGATGAATTACGCGATAATCTTACTACTCATAAGAACGATTCGGTAAACATCACCGTGATTCGTAACAACGAAAAGATCAATTTAAAAACTTTGGTAGACAAAGACGGTAAAATCGGCTTTATCCCTGCTTTTAAAGACAAACTGGACTTTCAGGTTGTTAACAAACTAAACTTATTCCAGGCCATCCCGGAAGCGGTTAAAGAATCGTATGAATTATTAATTTACAACGTAAAACAATTTAAGTTGATTTTACGTCCGAAAACAGAAGCTTACAAACATGTAAAAAGCCCGGTTGGAATCGCCAGAGCTTTACCCGATGAGTGGAACTGGGAATTTATCTGGAACTTTACCGCTCTTTTTTCAATCGGTTTAGCCTTTATGAATTTACTTCCGATCCCTGGATTAGACGGCGGTCACGCTCTTTTTACCATTGCAGAAATGATAACCGGACGAAAATTAAGCGAAAAAGC